The sequence below is a genomic window from Ipomoea triloba cultivar NCNSP0323 chromosome 10, ASM357664v1.
AGTTGTATCTAATTGGtaactaaattatatatttgattcgTGATGAGATTAGACAAGAGTTCcattacaatttaaaataatgaaatagatttttaatatgattacaattactattttttttaaatatacaaatttaaaatggagttaattttatttgtagtcctagatttatagatgacaATTCATTAGTCATTTTTAATCAAAACAACCtcttttggttctagtattattgtgacgtgattatttttctttttcaattcatCTCTCATGAGTCATGATATAGTTTTATCTAGTTGGTAgctaaattatatttttatttagtgggGGATTAGACAAGAGTTCtattacaatttaaaataatataatagatttttaatatgattacaattatttttttaaaaatacatacgtagtacaaattaaaaatattgctataaaattattaacaatttattttttctcccCAAAGAACCCCTCACTTCTACAAGCATTAACAATTAGTGAAATTTGATCCCTaatctttctttccaaatcacCCTTGTAACAAATTGAGCTACCTATACAggcattaattatttattttgaaagaattatttggTAATCATAATTAATTTCGAACATTAATTATGGAAGAAGTttcatattataaataaataaacaaatcatTAGAATCTTGAAAAATGTTTGGTTTTGAAACACACActtaaacttttttaattagggaaaaGACCTAAAAAAATTTTTAGAAGTTTTCAATGTAGAGTTTTGAAGTTGTCTTGCGtcataaaaatgataatataggCAAAAGATGTCTTACTTTACAAAATAAGTTTGAAATTATTGTATTTTGagaaataatatttcaaatagtTTGAAGAAGAATATACAATGTGCTAATATAGGCAAAAAATGTGCTGAGATTAGAAGTTTAGCCTACCAAGGGTAGTAgtagattcttttttttttttttaaatactattgactttgttataatgtattatctgtttatacatactttttcaacctactgaagcacaacgagccaacgcccccactggagatcgaacctgtgacctctcacttgggagggccacagctatgccgcttgatcACAAGGCCTTTGGACTAGTAGTAGATCTAGGAGCCCAACGTTTAGTCAAACCCAAGATACTATAGTAGTTCCACAGTCAAGCCTAATGTACAAGTGTTCTTGCCTCTAGAATCAATTCTTTTgtctataaattattatatcttGTTCCAACATAATAGTAGATAAGTAAATTACGATGACTCAAAGACCTGTTAAGAGAATTACTATTTGGTGTTCGCAAGaaattcattatattaaatGTAATTTCTATATTATCGTTATTAGGACTCGATCATGTATCATTGTTCACAATCTACCACACGGAAATCAGTTGAATTGTCTGTGTGAAGTATATTCTATGGGCAAGGCAACCTAAGTAATTGATGTGAGCAAAGAATTCAGGTTGCAGTGATTCCCAAGAGCCAAGAAGGTGGTGATCTTGTTCTCAATATTCGATCCCTCATTTCCATTGTCTCAACATTCTCCTCCCCCTAGGTTCTTAAAAAAAGTTGAGAAAACGATTAAATAGACTATTaaactttatatgaaaaaagtaattaaacccttaaattttaaaaagtgacaATTGTACACACCAACTCCTCAATTTGATTCAGTTGAATAGATAACTTGTTAAATTAATGCAATTAGGTCAATTGATTggtaaaattcaaaataataatcggtaattgaattttaaaaaaaataaaaaataaataaattaaaaatagaatggcTAGCAATAGAGAACCAtctatgttttttaatttaatttatttattcatcaacagtttttttttaatttaatttatttattcatcaACAGTTTTACTGGTTACAATGAGGTAGTtgactattttatttaattacaactttttaaaactcaagaatctaattatttttacataaaacttaagacttatttgaccctttttaaAAAAACGTTTAAAgttactatattataataaatactccgtaatattttaaatatagaaaataCTCAACAAAAGCAGTATCATACTATCAATCTATCATACACATTCATGACATGGTGGAAGGGagtgatagtatatatataatttttagggGTGGTCGAGTGATAACACTTACTACGtattttttactatattttatCCTATACTTTATTTgagaaaattgcatctttggtccctgagctttaaccaagttccgactcagtccctgagttatggccgtatccgagtttagtccctcagttatgaacgaagtggcgcatttggtccatggccgttaaaactaaccgaaaaattaaaaaacagttaaaatttgaagggtaaaataggaaattcacattttattatccttcttatatcaaaatcacttttataacattatttttcactttttagcctcttattttcaatatttttcaattctaaaagcatttcaataactttagtatgacttgttaggagtctggctctcgtataacaaacttaagacctagtacaaacaaagaaacacttgatcattgttttTAAGCATCTGAAAACACTATCCTAATAATTGTTGGTTtcctttactaagcaacaaaggtacCAAACTAGAACTTCtgagatacaaaataatttcaaatttctcatgttgcttttatgagaatttcaccaaaagaataactacttgagatttttagtatgtaaaaaatattttgtatgcaatagtttagtcaattgtcgttttttgaagttacaaaagtttttaaaattttcataattgattCTTAGGTTCCTCTTTCATTACTCTGGTTTTAAGAAAACCGagttttgtatctcaaaagttctagtttgattacctttgttgcttagtaaagaaaatcgaaAATTATTAGGATAGTGTTTTCAGATGCCTAAACAcgtttctttgtttgtactaggttttaagtttgttatacgagattCAGGCTCCTAacaagttatactaaaattattaaaatgcttttagaattgaaaaatattgaaaataaaaggctaagaagtgaaaaataatgttataaaagtgattttgatataagaagaagaataaaatgtgaatttcctatcttaccccttaatttttaattattttttaatttttctgttagttttaacggccagggaccaaatgcgccactttgttcataactgagggactaaactcggatacggtcataactcagggactgagtcggaacttggttaaagctcagggaccaaagatgcaattttcccactttattttattttgtgcaTATTATGGTGTGTTAAAATTGGAAATTTGGATTAATTAATGTGTCTTTGCTTATAGTTTAATCCATTTGcacaataaaggaaaaaaaggaagcatttttttttagcaaattTGATCAATTAAGGAGTTGAGAAGTGCATAAGAAGGAAGCAAAAGGTCACCTTGAAGCAACTTGAGAAGAAATAACGTGGAATTGAGCAAAACAGGGACTTAGCGTGTTTACGGCATCAGTCACGGACGTCGGCACACCCATAAGGAAGGCCTTCACCAGTTATGGGTGTTGGGAAATAGTAAATAAGAAAGAGGCTTTAGCCTATTTTTGTGGATCATCACTTGACACCTTGTCCGCATGAACTGCAATGAGCAGTAACGTGTCCACATTTCCCTTTCCATTTATGATTCATACTCTCCATTTGTGGCGGGTAGTGAAGGGGTTGTTATATTCCTTACTATAAATAGCAACCCCTTCAGCTCCAAAACACAATAGCAAAACTTTCGTTTTTCTTCCTCTTCAAATCACGCACGACGTCTGAAACGAGTGCTAAGGTATCTAAGGGATACTATGGACTAGGGACTTGACTATTCAGGACTCCCGGTAGTGATGGAAGGGTTTTGTGATGCAAATTGGGTAAATGATAGTGAAGATGCCAGCTCAACAAGTTGATATGTGTTCACTATGTGTAGTGCTGCTATAACGCGTGGAAATCGACTAAACAGTCGTATATAGCTAGATCAACTATGGAAGCAGAGTTCATAGCCCTAGATCTAGCTAGCCAAGAGGCTAAGTGGTTACGAAATTTATTGGCAGACGTGCCGTTGTGGGGGTGTCCAACACCTGCTGTACCTATACATTGTGATTCCCAAACTGCCATTTGTGTTGCAAAAAATAGTGTCTATAATGGAAAGAGAAGACACATAAGAGTCAGACATGAGTCTGTAAGGCAATTACCGTTAAACGGGGTTATCACAATAGAATTTGTGAGGTCTGAGAGGAATATTGCAAATCCTCTCACAAAAGGCTTAAATCGAAAAGCCATCCTTGAAACCTCAAGTGAGATGGGTTTAAAATCAATGAGGTAAGAAATTCATGATGGATACCACTTCGGTGGTCAAACGAAATCATGGAAAGACTTACACTAAAAGTTATGGTAACAAATAACCATGGCTTACTCTATAGCCCTCTGTGGGTGGTATACGTTGAGGTAGACTTGACAAAGTAAAAGTCTATACAGATAGACACAACAGGGATTTACGAACAAGGCAAGAATTTGACTGTGCAAAACCTTCAAAGATCAGAGTTGACGTGAACACTTGAGTTCAAAATTTTACTGATATGAGAGTTCAAGAGCCATCTCACTCTCAAGGAAGAAAATTACTCAATGGCTTCACGTGTCAGTTCAAGCCGTTGGCACTAATATTAAAATCAGCTCTTGTGTTTCGCACTTTCGCTCAAACGTTCTTCTATTATTACCTTACTTCTTAACTATGTGGAGGATTGTTGGGAAATAGTAAAGAAGAAAGAGGCTTTAGCCTATTTTTGTGGATCATCACATGACACCTTGTCCGCATGAACTGCAATGAGCAGTAACGTGTCCACATTTCCCTTTCCATTTGCGATTCGCACTCTCCATTTGTGGCTGGTAGTGAAGGGGTTGTTATATTCCTTACTATAAATAGCAACCCCTTCAACTCCAAAACACAACAGCAAAACTTTCGTCTTTCTTCCTCTTCAAATCACGCACGACGTCTAAGCAATTTTTCTGGTTCTATTCTGTGTTTGTCTGTCGAGAGCTTGCGATACCCTGGTCGTATAAaacttttaaggcagtgttgCATTCAACACGTCACATAATATATTTCTACCACTTCACTATCTAAAATCCAGCCTATATCAAAAGGTCATTCGTCCGACATTGCTTTCTTTCCAGTTCGTACGTAGCAGATTTACAACAATGGGCATCGACAAACCTATGACGCAAGTGTTTCCACTGACAGGCTACAACACGCCAGTGTTGTTGCTCATGCGCTAGCCCTTGTTGTGCGATTAAATGTGTAATTTTTAGTTCTAAAAAGAGAGTCCAATAAGTTAGAGTGAACAATAGCGTATAGAATAGAGGGTAGAGTGAGGTCTTGAACCCTAGACCAAGCAATTCCTCTTATTTGAAGATtcattaccaaaagtagtacaTTGTAGATTTATTCTATTTTGAAGATAAGTTGTTACTTTAATCTTTATTGCTttgtaattatgtctttattttatatctttGTTTTATTTGCTGAAATTATGAGCTAGTTGTCTTATTTAGGATTTGGATTGAGGATAATATGAGATTCTAATACAATACATATTTGATATCTGTCTTATTTAGGATTTGGGTTGAGGATGATATGAGATTCTAATACATATTTGATATCTATCACATAAAAGGGATAAAACCCAAATTAAGGCTCCTAATATTGTGGGAGATTGTGTATTCTTGTGTTATAGTGTGATGCACAACATTCTTAGCACTAATCTTGTAGGTAATCTAAGCGCAACAAAAGTTTGATTGATATTCTCATAGCCTCATAAAAATGCGAAACTCTCAAAGATAATGTGAGGTTCCTACAAATacttctataatttttttaacattaaaaaaaaaatctcattccCTCCAAATTCTTAGGTAATGTGGTTATTAGAATGTGataatttgaactaaaaatGCACCCAGTTAGAGTCGATTATTATGATGAAAACACTGAAAGTTGAAACCATCCGCGTTACCAAAATCAAGTTTACAAAAGCTTACTTACATGTCTGATTTAAGATCGCATCTCGTCCTTGACAGAAAATTTACAGGAAGTGATTATAAAACACCATTGAAAGATGTCTACTCCACCAGAAGCAAAGTATGAAAACACAAATGGTATTTCAGTAGTCAAGCTGAGAGAAAATAGCGAGAAATTTGAAATGAATCTTCAAGCTTCGTTCGATTAAGATCTTACTTGATACTCTCCTGCTCGGGTTAGAGCCCGGAAGCCTTTGTAAGGGCGTGTAGGGAGATTCCTGATATCCAGTTTGTCTATTTTAAGGCCAGAAAGAGCGGTACCCATTATTTTGAATCCCACGCGAAAAGTAGGGAATACATGAAGCCGCTTTAGACCAGACTCGAGCACTAAGGTTCCAGACAATGACGGGGATTTATCTTTTGGGATCCTTCCGATAGACCAACAGCAGGTCTGCACATAAAAGCTGATGTATCAGTCCCCAACTGCTAAAAATGGGTTATAAGATTTGTTCTGCAtttgggaaatgaaggtgaaaaCAAAATGCAGTGCCCAGACACATTCTGGTGTATTTTTAGTGATTAACAAGAAGTAATGACGCAACATTTTGTCAAGGTTAATTCATTGAATGCCTTCCCCAGACCACAAGAATTCACATTCACATAGTTTGCTAGAATTAAGATCATAAGAGCTAGTGAGTACCTTATCAGTGAGGATGTTAACTGTTCCAAGATTTGAAGAAAGATCTGCAGATAAAACACAATTAGGCAGCTGAAATTGCACACTCACATCATCTATTGGCTTTCCTGGATCATTTTTAATTCCAACTAGCAAACTAATTCGGCATGTTCCAGAGTCTGAACTGAGCTGTGGCTTCACATATATGGGAGTACTTTTCAACTTCTTGACTCTGCAAAAGAatttagttagtttttttttttttttttggaaagttaAAGGTAAAAGAAAAGTGAACTTAATATAGGAAGGCACTAGATCAGAACAGCAATCTGAAGATCCTTATTGCATTTTTCATATAATGAATGAGAGACATTCCAATAACAGTAGTAAAGTACAAACCTGTAGCTTGTTAGCTTGAAATGTCCATCAGGAGGAACAAACGACAAAATTTGGTTTGATTCCCATGGTCGTAGACGAACACAAGGATGGAATTGCACATCATTCAAGATGGATGGATTTGCAAATGAAAGAGTAAGATCAGGAATACCAGAAAGTTGAGAGTTAACTTCAATTTCACCATAAACCTCACATTTTACAAGAGTTCCTTCCCTGAGTTGGAAAAACCATAAAAGTTGACCAATCACATTCATATCATCAAAAAGATTCAGAATTAGACTACAAAGCCTTGAAAAAATCATAACTAGAGATAATCCCATACCAAGGATGCCCAAGAATCAAAATAGGAGAAAATTGGTAATCATAGAGGCAAGCCGAATATTGAGACATAGCAAACACATGTTTATACAacaccacccccacccccacccaaaaaaaaaaatcatgtctTATATGTAAGAACAAGCCAGTAGCCATGTAAAATTCCTCAAAAATAAAACTCCCTCCTGCTACCATCACGTGTCTGCAATTACCTTGAATATTTCTTTCCTATGTGTGGAAAATTATTTGAAGGGTGGAAGTGTTCTTCCCAAATGACATAATAAAGCTGAGAGTGTATGGTGGAAGTATGTTAAGTATGCATTCGTGAGCGTGTATCATTTGACATAGCTCTCTGTTGTCCTTTAACATATTCAGTTTTAGGCTGTAGCTTTGGTTTCTCAGTTAGTATCATTTCTTCTTGTCCTATCATATTATGCTTTTGTATACTGGTTGATGTTAACTCGTAACAAGAAAAGCAAAATAGGAACAATAAAAAGTTTAAGATACAGCTAAGTCATACCATGTAATATGGACATCAAGGCACAAGAGGTCTAGTTTATAAATTTTTCTGAAATGTTCAAATTGGGAGATAAGGGAAGAGTTTCAATTAGGTATGTGCACCTACTTGTTAATAATAGCATCCATCTCTTCAACGAGGTTAACATAAACCTCATTGCTTGTATGTTTCAAGTCTGTTTTCCTCCAAGGAACGCAGGTTGCTGTTGCACCAGGAAGAGTGTTGCTGACATTGGAACTGCTTCCAGTCACAACACTCAACATTTTGCTAACAATATTTGGAGGAGCTATCATCTCCCTCAGTATATTAGGTTCTGTTGTAAGAGGAAAACCATTGTCTATCATCTCATCCAAAAGCTGCAAGTGACAGTACACACACTAATGGCACCCAGCATTTTACA
It includes:
- the LOC116031587 gene encoding AP-3 complex subunit mu-like isoform X2 gives rise to the protein MPPLMAIEFLCRVADIFSDYLGGLNEDLVKDNFVIAYELLDEMIDNGFPLTTEPNILREMIAPPNIVSKMLSVVTGSSSNVSNTLPGATATCVPWRKTDLKHTSNEVYVNLVEEMDAIINKEGTLVKCEVYGEIEVNSQLSGIPDLTLSFANPSILNDVQFHPCVRLRPWESNQILSFVPPDGHFKLTSYRVKKLKSTPIYVKPQLSSDSGTCRISLLVGIKNDPGKPIDDVSVQFQLPNCVLSADLSSNLGTVNILTDKTCCWSIGRIPKDKSPSLSGTLVLESGLKRLHVFPTFRVGFKIMGTALSGLKIDKLDIRNLPTRPYKGFRALTRAGEYQVRS
- the LOC116031587 gene encoding AP-3 complex subunit mu-like isoform X1, which gives rise to MLQCIFLLSDSGEVMLEKQLTGHRVDRSICDWFWEQSISQGDSFKHLPVIASPTHYLFQVVREGITFLACTQVEMPPLMAIEFLCRVADIFSDYLGGLNEDLVKDNFVIAYELLDEMIDNGFPLTTEPNILREMIAPPNIVSKMLSVVTGSSSNVSNTLPGATATCVPWRKTDLKHTSNEVYVNLVEEMDAIINKEGTLVKCEVYGEIEVNSQLSGIPDLTLSFANPSILNDVQFHPCVRLRPWESNQILSFVPPDGHFKLTSYRVKKLKSTPIYVKPQLSSDSGTCRISLLVGIKNDPGKPIDDVSVQFQLPNCVLSADLSSNLGTVNILTDKTCCWSIGRIPKDKSPSLSGTLVLESGLKRLHVFPTFRVGFKIMGTALSGLKIDKLDIRNLPTRPYKGFRALTRAGEYQVRS